TTTATGATTGACAGCTTGATATGATATATTATCAGAAAATTAAGAAAAAGGGTGATGATCAGATGAAAACTGCGACGACAACCGCTTCACATGCATGCCCATTTTGCTCAGGAAAAGGGTATTTTCAATTGATCCTCGGCGGTTCAGAGACTTGTCCATCTTGCCAGGGGACAGGAAAAGACAGTCATTCTTTTTCCAGCCGTTGACTTTTTTTCACCCCCCGCGTTACACTAAAAACAACGCAGGGGGTGGAATAGTTGATTAGTCTGCCAGTCGTCATCATCTCAATTGTTCTGTTTTTTGTTTTGTTTTTTGGAATC
The Bacillus vallismortis genome window above contains:
- a CDS encoding YuiA family protein — its product is MKTATTTASHACPFCSGKGYFQLILGGSETCPSCQGTGKDSHSFSSR